In a genomic window of Candidatus Omnitrophota bacterium:
- a CDS encoding MFS transporter has translation MPNATGQSTHHATAPEDRIPVFHKFIYGLGSMANDSQAAWIGQMVAILILGLGLNPAIVGLIGFVPRVFDGVLDPVVGFSSDNTRTKYGRRKPFIFWGAIIAGICYFLMFQLYPENSKTFNGWYFLILQIIFFGAFTCFSIPWLALGYEMTPDYHERTALQGWSRIMAQIPWLLAPWCWAILYNKNWFSNPETGQADPVLGARVVSIFIGLIIIIGGILPAIFNKERFGNLPKPEKITGNYLKNVTSHNTKFLSKLYVASSILAFFFSFYISKTDFPWFSLPIRITTVFLGGALFSGIFLLLYANPVLKKLFDNIVLTFKIKLFVKICAGTFLIFNGFMLSSTFILWVIFFHVFKNAPDTGLAYAAGGKLLGVYGTFSAICMTIVIPRIVWLSKRLGKKKAFFVAIPLSIIGFAMKWPAYLQVHPANSELWQMLNGTGFINFVQVCWFIAKSHFLLLLCAPFIAFGLGSIFTIFLSMLADICDVDELETGERREGMFTAVYWWMVKMGLALAGLLGGAMLAWTGFDQGKGIGQSLDTLFWMRVFDVSIPIIASIIAIIFIFSIKFTENDTHRVRKELEERRGKA, from the coding sequence ATGCCAAACGCAACGGGCCAATCAACCCACCATGCAACAGCCCCAGAAGATCGTATTCCCGTTTTTCACAAATTCATCTACGGCTTAGGATCAATGGCCAATGATAGTCAGGCCGCTTGGATTGGCCAAATGGTTGCAATTTTAATCCTAGGCTTAGGACTAAACCCTGCCATAGTAGGGCTAATTGGATTTGTTCCGCGCGTTTTTGATGGCGTCCTAGATCCTGTTGTTGGTTTTAGCTCAGATAATACCCGAACAAAATATGGAAGGCGTAAGCCATTTATTTTCTGGGGAGCAATTATCGCCGGAATTTGTTATTTTCTCATGTTTCAGCTTTATCCAGAAAATAGCAAAACATTCAACGGCTGGTATTTCTTAATACTTCAAATCATCTTTTTTGGAGCTTTCACTTGTTTTTCAATTCCTTGGCTTGCCTTAGGTTATGAAATGACACCTGATTACCATGAACGAACAGCCCTACAAGGCTGGAGCAGAATTATGGCTCAGATTCCTTGGTTACTCGCTCCTTGGTGTTGGGCAATTTTGTACAATAAAAACTGGTTTTCAAATCCTGAAACAGGACAAGCAGATCCTGTTCTTGGAGCACGCGTTGTCTCCATTTTTATCGGTCTTATTATAATCATCGGGGGCATTCTGCCTGCTATTTTTAATAAAGAGCGTTTCGGAAACTTACCAAAACCAGAAAAAATAACAGGTAATTACCTCAAAAATGTAACTTCACATAATACAAAGTTTTTATCTAAACTCTATGTTGCGAGTAGCATCCTTGCCTTTTTCTTTTCTTTTTATATCAGCAAAACAGATTTTCCTTGGTTTTCCTTACCTATAAGAATTACAACTGTTTTCTTAGGTGGCGCTTTATTTTCTGGCATCTTCCTTTTGCTTTACGCCAATCCTGTTCTTAAAAAATTATTTGATAATATTGTCCTTACATTTAAAATCAAGCTGTTTGTTAAAATTTGCGCAGGCACATTCTTAATCTTCAATGGTTTTATGCTTAGTTCTACATTTATTCTTTGGGTTATTTTCTTTCATGTTTTTAAAAATGCTCCTGATACAGGCCTTGCTTATGCTGCGGGAGGAAAATTACTTGGAGTCTATGGAACATTTAGCGCTATTTGTATGACAATTGTTATTCCGAGAATTGTATGGCTCTCCAAGCGATTAGGAAAAAAGAAAGCCTTTTTTGTTGCAATCCCACTTTCTATCATTGGTTTTGCCATGAAATGGCCTGCATATCTTCAGGTTCATCCAGCAAATAGCGAATTATGGCAAATGCTAAACGGCACAGGTTTTATTAATTTTGTACAAGTCTGCTGGTTTATTGCTAAATCTCACTTTTTACTTTTACTATGTGCACCATTTATTGCCTTTGGACTAGGATCAATCTTTACTATCTTTTTATCAATGCTTGCCGATATATGCGATGTTGATGAGTTAGAAACAGGCGAGCGTCGTGAAGGAATGTTTACGGCAGTCTATTGGTGGATGGTTAAAATGGGGCTTGCTCTCGCAGGACTCCTTGGAGGTGCGATGCTTGCCTGGACAGGGTTTGATCAAGGAAAAGGCATTGGACAATCTTTAGATACTTTATTTTGGATGAGAGTCTTTGACGTTTCTATTCCAATCATAGCATCCATTATTGCAATAATTTTTATTTTCAGTATAAAATTTACTGAAAATGATACTCACAGGGTTCGCAAAGAATTGGAAGAAAGACGCGGAAAGGCATAG
- a CDS encoding radical SAM protein, with protein MYDIILINPKSNTLQSFDFLIAKSIPLSIGYIASYLEDKNYNVKIIDEEVEMITKEKLLQMTNNKKQLFGVSCLTPTISRGYKLANLIKSIFPESTIVFGGIHCTVLPEEVLGNPCVDLVVRGEGEPVIEQIVLHHRQGKNFKDILSCSYRSNGTIIHNPIAPLIDINSLPSIPFHMFDSKIYDMGFMISSRGCPYNCAFCSQRIINGNVFRYRSTEKVIAELQTLTTMYQPSNIVFLDDIFTVSKTRVRDLCQAIIQNNLHTKAEYSISTRGDCIDDEILKELRSANFTGLNIGVETASEKLMKFINKNETVSDIVKGIQLAKKYNFGIDTTFIYGIPGETRADRVASFNLAVSLSPDKARFNNATPYPGTKFYDVAKRENNLNIIGHWENFTPTGVLASNSPNRSFLPYYPQGSTPEEIIEDVIQANMLYFLQPKRLKGLIKNMFDRKGTKWFVLPNQWWKEPKYIKGLFLIFLLTLKRLILLIKWGLQGKLLTQFKKKKRMPG; from the coding sequence ATGTACGACATCATATTAATAAATCCAAAAAGCAACACGCTTCAATCTTTTGACTTCTTGATTGCTAAAAGTATCCCGTTATCAATCGGATATATCGCATCTTATCTAGAAGATAAAAATTACAACGTAAAAATCATTGATGAAGAAGTCGAAATGATAACCAAAGAAAAACTTCTTCAAATGACAAATAATAAAAAACAATTATTTGGCGTAAGCTGCTTAACCCCTACGATCAGCCGCGGCTACAAGCTAGCCAATTTAATCAAATCTATTTTTCCAGAATCAACCATTGTTTTCGGAGGAATTCATTGTACGGTTCTTCCGGAAGAAGTGCTTGGAAACCCTTGCGTAGACCTTGTTGTCAGAGGCGAAGGAGAACCCGTCATAGAACAAATCGTGCTCCATCATCGCCAAGGGAAAAACTTCAAAGATATCTTATCTTGCTCTTATCGATCTAACGGTACCATAATCCATAACCCAATAGCCCCTTTAATCGACATCAACTCTCTGCCCAGCATCCCTTTTCATATGTTTGACTCCAAAATTTACGATATGGGATTTATGATCTCATCGAGAGGATGTCCCTACAATTGTGCTTTTTGTAGCCAGCGAATCATTAACGGAAATGTCTTTCGCTATCGATCGACCGAAAAAGTCATTGCTGAATTACAAACGCTAACAACAATGTACCAACCTTCAAACATTGTATTCCTTGATGATATTTTTACTGTCAGCAAAACAAGAGTTCGAGACCTTTGCCAAGCAATTATTCAGAACAATTTGCATACAAAAGCCGAATATTCAATATCAACCCGCGGAGATTGCATCGATGATGAAATATTAAAAGAGCTTAGATCCGCTAATTTCACTGGGCTCAACATCGGAGTAGAAACTGCAAGCGAGAAATTAATGAAATTTATTAACAAAAATGAAACCGTCTCGGATATCGTAAAAGGAATTCAGCTTGCTAAAAAATACAATTTTGGCATCGATACAACTTTTATTTATGGAATCCCTGGAGAAACAAGAGCCGACCGAGTTGCATCGTTTAATTTAGCCGTATCATTAAGTCCAGATAAAGCACGATTTAACAATGCGACACCTTATCCTGGGACAAAATTTTATGATGTTGCTAAAAGAGAAAACAATCTAAATATCATAGGACATTGGGAAAATTTTACGCCGACTGGTGTTTTAGCGTCTAATAGTCCTAACCGGTCTTTCTTGCCTTACTATCCGCAAGGTTCCACCCCTGAAGAAATCATTGAAGATGTCATTCAAGCAAATATGTTATATTTCCTTCAACCAAAACGATTAAAAGGGCTAATAAAAAACATGTTCGATAGAAAAGGAACAAAATGGTTTGTTCTTCCTAATCAGTGGTGGAAAGAACCAAAATATATCAAAGGTCTTTTTTTAATTTTTTTGCTAACTCTCAAAAGATTGATTTTACTAATAAAATGGGGACTTCAAGGCAAACTACTAACACAATTTAAAAAAAAGAAAAGGATGCCTGGCTAA
- a CDS encoding PilZ domain-containing protein → MGKKEKRQFIRHPLSLPLAYEVVGLEDDLGGEESRTETINASIGGLLFAGKNPVDIGSVVSVKMPLEDKMFNVQAKVVRCIQNSETKLYDIAVSFFRLREAFKVKMIEQIYLISEYRDLINFQTGKEISLEEASRKWVKRYSKRFKKLYW, encoded by the coding sequence ATGGGAAAAAAAGAGAAACGACAATTTATTCGGCATCCTTTGTCTTTGCCTCTTGCTTATGAAGTTGTTGGTTTAGAAGATGATCTTGGGGGAGAAGAAAGTCGAACTGAAACAATCAATGCAAGTATCGGAGGATTGCTTTTTGCTGGAAAGAATCCGGTAGATATAGGTTCTGTGGTTTCTGTAAAAATGCCTCTTGAAGATAAAATGTTTAATGTTCAGGCGAAAGTTGTCAGATGCATCCAGAATTCCGAGACAAAGCTTTATGATATTGCTGTAAGTTTTTTTAGGTTACGTGAAGCATTTAAGGTAAAAATGATTGAGCAAATTTATTTGATTTCTGAATATCGTGATTTAATTAATTTTCAGACTGGTAAAGAAATTTCTCTTGAGGAAGCTTCTCGCAAATGGGTTAAGCGATATTCTAAGCGGTTTAAAAAACTTTATTGGTAA